In the Bradyrhizobium guangzhouense genome, one interval contains:
- a CDS encoding acyl-CoA dehydrogenase family protein, with protein MDGTAGVDLVARARAVAPLIADAANEIERTRRLTPGVVDALIGNGLYRALLPQSLGGSEAPPEIFMEMLEEIAKADASTAWCLGQNSVCAMIAAALDHESAHEIFNTAPGILAWGAVAHEARAVEGGYRVTGRWDFASGSPQASWLGAHVRIVNADGTPRKTADGSPELRTLLFPLTRAVMHDVWQAIGLAGTGTNSYEVNDLFIPDRFAALRDVPEALREPGPLYRLPTGSTYSLGFAAVSLGLARATLDAAIALARAKHQSLAASAMRDNQAVQGLIGRTEGDLRAARAYLYGTAHAMWRDLSASGVFTPAHRSAVRLAATWTIQQSADVVDIAYRMAGATAVFRSNPFERRFRDMHAITQQIQARDTHFEDVGKMILAEGR; from the coding sequence ATGGATGGAACTGCCGGAGTTGATCTCGTTGCCCGGGCGCGGGCCGTCGCGCCGCTGATTGCCGATGCGGCCAACGAGATCGAGCGCACGCGGCGGCTGACGCCTGGTGTCGTGGATGCGCTGATCGGGAACGGGCTTTACCGCGCGCTGCTGCCGCAAAGCCTCGGCGGATCGGAAGCGCCGCCCGAGATCTTCATGGAGATGCTGGAGGAGATCGCGAAGGCCGATGCGTCCACGGCCTGGTGCCTCGGCCAAAACAGCGTCTGTGCGATGATCGCGGCCGCGCTCGACCACGAAAGCGCGCACGAGATCTTCAACACCGCGCCGGGCATCCTGGCCTGGGGGGCGGTGGCGCATGAGGCGCGCGCGGTCGAGGGCGGCTACCGCGTCACGGGGCGGTGGGACTTTGCCTCGGGCTCGCCGCAGGCGAGCTGGCTCGGCGCGCATGTCCGCATCGTCAATGCCGACGGCACGCCTCGGAAAACTGCCGATGGGTCGCCGGAGCTGCGCACGCTGCTGTTTCCGCTGACGCGTGCCGTGATGCACGACGTCTGGCAGGCGATCGGCCTCGCCGGCACCGGCACCAATTCCTACGAGGTGAATGACCTCTTCATCCCCGACCGCTTCGCCGCGCTTCGCGATGTGCCGGAAGCCTTGCGCGAGCCGGGCCCGCTCTACCGGCTTCCGACCGGCTCGACCTACAGTCTCGGCTTTGCCGCGGTCTCGCTCGGCCTCGCGCGCGCGACGCTGGATGCGGCGATCGCGCTGGCGCGCGCCAAGCACCAGTCATTGGCGGCGAGCGCGATGCGCGACAACCAGGCGGTCCAGGGCCTGATCGGCCGCACCGAGGGCGACTTGCGCGCCGCGCGCGCCTATCTCTACGGGACGGCGCATGCGATGTGGCGCGACCTGTCGGCATCCGGCGTCTTCACCCCGGCGCATCGCAGCGCCGTCAGGCTCGCCGCGACCTGGACCATCCAGCAATCGGCCGACGTGGTCGACATTGCCTATCGCATGGCCGGCGCCACCGCGGTCTTCCGCAGCAATCCGTTCGAGCGACGGTTTCGTGACATGCACGCCATCACCCAGCAGATCCAGGCGCGGGACACGCATTTTGAAGATGTCGGTAAGATGATCCTCGCCGAAGGACGTTGA
- a CDS encoding amidase family protein, with protein sequence MKQPIRRNAVPPELGLEDAPMSDIIEALAGGRVTATALTKTYLARIAAYDRGGPALNSVRALNPEALAIAGKLDGIRPSAKRPLAGVPILVKDNIATSDRQPTTAGSLALEGARARRDATVIKLLRKAGAVILGKANLTEFANFIAFEMPSGYSSLGGQVKNPYAPALMADHDVPVVTPGGSSAGSAVAVAAGLCAASIGTETSGSLLYPASQNGLVTVKPTVGLISRAGIIPIAHSQDTAGPMTRTVRDSALLLNVLAAKDPRDPATARQRRPADYTAGLARDAMKGARIGVPSDPADPLNDRYYGKLQPGWVKVMTEAIKVMEDLGAVIVRANMPTSGWIGGPGTGMPVLNRNPLSSNRGNPTGAPIVFVYELKYGLNRYLTDWASNTDIKTMADIIAFNAANPKKAMRFGQDLFLAADLTKGDLSEREYKSARAMDLLSARTRGMDAYMNQHKLDAVLFPGSSGCVISAKAGYPSVLVPAGFVSGADGKETPDYPLGISFAGRAWSEHKLLRLAYAYEQASQMRKPPPGLPAPISPASPLRFRP encoded by the coding sequence ATGAAGCAGCCAATCCGCCGCAATGCGGTGCCGCCCGAGCTGGGGCTCGAGGACGCGCCGATGAGCGATATCATCGAGGCCCTGGCCGGCGGGCGCGTCACCGCGACGGCGCTGACAAAAACCTATCTCGCGCGCATCGCGGCCTATGATCGCGGCGGGCCGGCGCTGAATTCCGTCCGTGCGCTCAATCCTGAGGCGCTCGCGATTGCAGGCAAGCTCGACGGCATCAGGCCGTCGGCGAAGCGGCCGCTCGCCGGCGTCCCGATCCTGGTGAAGGACAACATCGCGACATCCGACCGGCAGCCGACGACGGCGGGCTCGCTGGCGCTGGAGGGCGCGCGTGCGAGGCGCGATGCCACGGTCATCAAGCTGCTGCGCAAGGCCGGCGCGGTGATCCTCGGCAAGGCGAACCTGACCGAGTTCGCCAACTTCATCGCGTTCGAGATGCCCTCGGGCTATTCCTCGCTCGGCGGCCAGGTGAAGAACCCTTACGCGCCGGCGCTGATGGCTGATCACGATGTCCCGGTCGTGACTCCCGGGGGCTCGAGCGCGGGGTCGGCGGTCGCCGTGGCGGCAGGATTGTGCGCGGCCTCGATCGGCACCGAAACATCGGGCTCGCTGCTGTATCCCGCCAGCCAAAACGGGCTGGTTACGGTCAAGCCGACCGTCGGCCTGATCAGCCGTGCCGGCATCATCCCGATCGCGCATAGCCAGGATACCGCGGGACCGATGACGCGCACCGTGCGCGATTCGGCGCTGCTCCTGAACGTGCTCGCGGCCAAGGATCCGCGCGATCCCGCCACGGCGCGGCAGCGACGGCCAGCCGATTACACCGCCGGCCTCGCGCGTGATGCGATGAAGGGCGCGCGCATCGGCGTGCCGAGCGACCCGGCCGACCCGCTGAACGACCGCTATTACGGCAAGCTGCAACCCGGATGGGTCAAGGTGATGACCGAGGCGATCAAGGTAATGGAGGATCTCGGTGCCGTCATCGTGCGCGCGAACATGCCGACATCAGGCTGGATCGGCGGGCCGGGCACCGGCATGCCTGTGCTCAATCGCAATCCGCTGAGCAGCAACAGGGGCAATCCGACGGGCGCGCCGATCGTGTTCGTCTACGAGCTGAAGTACGGTCTCAACCGCTATTTGACGGATTGGGCGAGCAATACCGACATCAAGACCATGGCCGACATCATTGCCTTCAACGCGGCTAACCCGAAGAAGGCGATGCGCTTCGGTCAGGACCTGTTTCTTGCTGCCGACCTCACCAAAGGCGATTTAAGCGAGCGCGAGTACAAATCGGCGCGTGCGATGGATTTGCTCTCCGCCAGGACGCGCGGCATGGACGCCTATATGAACCAGCACAAGCTCGACGCTGTGCTGTTCCCCGGCAGCAGCGGCTGCGTGATCTCGGCAAAGGCTGGCTATCCGAGCGTCCTGGTGCCCGCCGGCTTCGTCTCCGGTGCCGACGGCAAGGAGACGCCAGACTATCCGCTCGGCATCAGCTTCGCGGGCCGCGCCTGGAGCGAGCACAAGTTGTTGCGGCTCGCCTACGCCTATGAGCAGGCCTCGCAGATGCGCAAGCCGCCACCCGGATTGCCGGCGCCGATCTCGCCAGCTTCACCGCTGCGCTTCAGGCCGTGA